In the Aliarcobacter cryaerophilus genome, one interval contains:
- a CDS encoding glycoside hydrolase family 3 protein gives MRGLIIVLFMIVSSFAQDNYSKKDIEKMIAKMVVLGFTGTSIDKNSQIYKDIEFGLGGVILFDKDPNDKTKAKNIENKAQLKKLNQQLQSINKSKLLVSIDQEGGVVQRLKSEAGFVNTLKASEISQNGKVFAKKSYEAMAKDLSSVGINLDFAPSVDLAINKDNKVIVTRGRSFGENPQIVIKYASIFVDELKKEGVISTLKHFPGHGSSLADSHLGFVDITKTWDKKELEPYKYFIKNNKADMIMTAHVFNENLDKNYPATLSYNINTKLLRQELGFKGVLITDDLQMSAISKHYDLKQTLTLAINSGVNLLLFANQLAKPITLKEIVDTVYSQILSEQISLNKIIESNKKIDLLKEKIK, from the coding sequence ATGAGAGGTTTAATAATTGTTTTATTTATGATAGTTTCAAGTTTTGCACAAGATAACTATTCAAAAAAAGATATTGAAAAAATGATAGCAAAAATGGTTGTATTAGGATTTACTGGTACTAGTATAGATAAAAATAGTCAAATTTATAAAGATATTGAGTTTGGTTTAGGTGGAGTTATACTTTTTGATAAAGACCCAAATGATAAGACAAAAGCAAAAAATATAGAGAATAAAGCTCAACTAAAGAAGCTAAATCAACAACTACAAAGTATTAATAAAAGTAAACTTCTTGTTTCTATAGACCAAGAGGGTGGAGTTGTTCAAAGATTAAAAAGTGAAGCTGGATTTGTAAACACTTTAAAAGCTAGTGAAATATCACAAAATGGTAAAGTTTTTGCAAAAAAGAGCTATGAAGCAATGGCAAAAGATTTAAGTAGTGTTGGAATAAATCTTGATTTTGCACCATCTGTTGATTTGGCTATAAATAAAGATAATAAAGTAATTGTTACACGAGGGCGAAGTTTTGGGGAAAATCCACAAATTGTTATTAAATATGCTTCTATTTTCGTGGATGAACTAAAAAAAGAGGGTGTGATTTCAACTTTAAAACATTTTCCAGGACATGGTTCATCTTTGGCTGATTCTCACTTAGGTTTTGTAGATATTACAAAAACATGGGATAAAAAAGAGCTTGAACCATACAAATATTTTATTAAAAACAATAAAGCAGATATGATTATGACAGCTCATGTTTTTAATGAAAACTTAGATAAAAACTATCCAGCTACACTATCTTATAATATAAATACAAAACTTTTAAGACAAGAGCTAGGATTTAAAGGTGTTTTGATAACTGATGATTTACAAATGAGTGCTATTAGCAAACATTATGATTTAAAACAGACTCTTACTTTGGCTATAAATAGTGGTGTAAATTTACTACTTTTTGCAAATCAACTTGCAAAACCAATTACTTTAAAAGAGATAGTTGATACAGTTTATAGCCAAATATTAAGTGAACAAATTTCTTTAAATAAGATAATAGAATCAAATAAAAAAATAGATTTATTGAAAGAAAAAATTAAATAA
- a CDS encoding DnaJ domain-containing protein, protein MNYDDFMKAVELFGIISNMSKKDIKKRYLKLSKKYHPDMSGGSNEKFMELKKSYEILQEYMDSYSFSFEESEFKKQFPAFTNYKNWVK, encoded by the coding sequence ATGAACTATGATGATTTTATGAAAGCTGTTGAACTGTTTGGAATTATTTCAAATATGAGCAAAAAAGATATAAAAAAAAGATACCTAAAACTATCAAAAAAGTATCATCCAGATATGAGTGGTGGAAGTAATGAAAAGTTTATGGAGCTTAAAAAGTCTTATGAAATATTGCAAGAGTATATGGATAGTTACAGTTTTTCTTTTGAAGAGAGTGAGTTTAAAAAGCAGTTCCCAGCATTTACAAATTACAAGAATTGGGTTAAATAG